In Actinoplanes sp. NBC_00393, a single genomic region encodes these proteins:
- a CDS encoding DUF6197 family protein, giving the protein MHRTQNPTSSAADTTTEITVTPADTLRGAAHYLELRGWTRNDYYAGLGAFPAACALGAIGMAAHGRRTDFPTSERLETLGDCRRAAGWLINYLSDAGTSVSYDCGPTCFDGFNRIVDWNDNGNQTAKNVIATLRAAADEFEWAHASPDDLETYADSCAWAETWPTREGFLAWLAARR; this is encoded by the coding sequence ATGCACCGTACCCAAAACCCGACCAGCTCCGCCGCCGACACCACCACGGAAATCACGGTGACCCCGGCCGACACCCTGCGCGGAGCCGCCCACTACCTCGAACTTCGAGGCTGGACCCGCAACGACTACTACGCCGGTCTCGGCGCTTTCCCGGCCGCCTGTGCCCTCGGTGCGATTGGTATGGCCGCTCACGGCCGCCGCACCGATTTCCCGACCTCCGAGCGTCTCGAAACCCTCGGTGACTGCCGCCGCGCTGCCGGATGGCTCATCAACTACCTCAGCGACGCGGGAACCAGCGTCAGCTACGACTGCGGCCCGACCTGCTTCGACGGCTTCAACCGAATCGTCGACTGGAACGACAACGGCAACCAGACCGCCAAGAACGTCATCGCCACCCTGCGGGCGGCCGCCGACGAATTCGAATGGGCGCACGCCTCCCCCGACGATCTCGAAACCTACGCCGACTCCTGCGCCTGGGCCGAAACGTGGCCCACCCGCGAGGGCTTCCTCGCCTGGCTGGCGGCCCGCCGATGA
- a CDS encoding FtsK/SpoIIIE domain-containing protein — protein MSPPFARPSIPVGTLMSIFDPVFLGLDEFGHPVYLPLIYRNMLIGGEPGAGKSSLLNTIVGTAALCHDVSLCLLDGKQVELGLWEDCADVFVGPDLDLAILTLERLQTVMDNRYAFLRSVRRQKFAPNDAFNAILVAVDEIAYFSATAGEEKDQKRFYSLLRDLVARGRAVGIIVIAATQRPSSDIIPTSLRDLFAWRFAGRCTTDVSSDIVLGHGWAARGYSSNTVDPNNQGCGFLIAEGGIPALVKGAYLSNADIIRVADYSAWIRRGRAELEAELRTVA, from the coding sequence ATGTCTCCACCATTCGCCCGGCCGAGCATCCCGGTCGGCACCCTGATGTCCATCTTCGACCCGGTGTTCCTCGGCCTCGACGAGTTCGGCCACCCGGTCTACCTGCCGCTGATCTACCGCAACATGCTCATCGGCGGCGAGCCCGGCGCCGGAAAATCTTCGCTGCTGAACACCATCGTCGGCACCGCCGCGCTGTGCCATGACGTGAGCCTGTGCCTGCTCGACGGCAAACAGGTCGAACTCGGCCTGTGGGAGGACTGCGCCGACGTGTTCGTCGGCCCGGACCTGGATCTGGCGATCCTCACCCTGGAACGCCTGCAAACGGTCATGGACAACCGGTACGCGTTCCTGCGTTCGGTGCGCCGGCAGAAGTTCGCGCCGAACGACGCGTTCAACGCGATCCTCGTCGCAGTCGATGAGATCGCCTACTTCTCGGCCACGGCCGGAGAGGAAAAGGACCAGAAACGGTTCTACTCGCTGCTGCGCGACCTGGTCGCCCGGGGCCGCGCGGTCGGCATCATCGTCATCGCCGCCACCCAGCGCCCCAGCTCGGACATCATCCCGACCAGCCTGCGCGACCTGTTCGCCTGGCGGTTCGCCGGCCGCTGCACCACCGACGTGTCCTCCGACATCGTCCTCGGTCACGGCTGGGCCGCCCGCGGCTACAGCAGCAACACCGTCGACCCGAACAACCAGGGCTGCGGCTTCCTGATCGCCGAAGGCGGCATCCCCGCCCTGGTCAAGGGCGCCTACCTGAGCAACGCCGACATCATCCGCGTCGCCGACTACTCCGCCTGGATCCGGCGCGGCCGCGCGGAACTCGAAGCCGAACTGAGGACCGTCGCATGA